A genome region from Marinobacter panjinensis includes the following:
- a CDS encoding thioredoxin family protein: MGFTPKYTTEAPQLQEVQQARGPLVLEFGTSWCGHCRAAQPHIEEAFTSK, translated from the coding sequence ATGGGTTTTACGCCGAAGTACACAACCGAAGCACCCCAGTTGCAGGAAGTCCAACAGGCTCGGGGCCCACTCGTTCTGGAGTTCGGCACTTCCTGGTGCGGCCACTGCCGCGCTGCCCAGCCTCATATCGAAGAGGCGTTTACCTCGAAATGA
- a CDS encoding methyltransferase family protein → MWCIATVTLPLPLEDTFRRVAAGVMFVVGTLFPVAGVVAFRRAKTTVDPRTPEASSTLVSSGIYRYSRNPMYVGFAVWLLAWAVFLGSGWGLLGVMFFVLYMNHFQIAPEERALRALFGDEFRAYEQRVRRWL, encoded by the coding sequence ATGTGGTGCATTGCTACCGTGACTTTACCTTTACCGCTGGAAGACACCTTCCGCAGGGTTGCCGCTGGTGTGATGTTTGTTGTTGGCACACTGTTTCCCGTGGCTGGCGTGGTGGCCTTCCGGCGTGCCAAAACCACGGTAGACCCTCGCACGCCCGAGGCCAGTTCAACTTTGGTCAGCTCCGGTATTTACCGGTATTCCCGCAACCCCATGTATGTGGGGTTTGCGGTCTGGTTGTTGGCCTGGGCTGTGTTTTTGGGGTCTGGCTGGGGGTTACTGGGGGTGATGTTTTTTGTGCTGTATATGAACCACTTCCAGATTGCCCCCGAGGAGCGGGCCCTGCGGGCGTTGTTCGGTGATGAATTCCGGGCCTATGAGCAACGGGTTCGCCGCTGGCTCTGA
- a CDS encoding Gfo/Idh/MocA family protein, giving the protein MDFNWGLIGPGRIAEKFAGAMKAEGVGTLKAVASRNADRAHAYADHHQVETVYNDYAKLYQDDSLDAIYIATPHNFHLEQALAAIACGKHLLVEKPLTVTAADSERLFAAARAKGVFVMEAMWSLFLPVYQQANAWLAQERIGEISGLRSSFGFVVQRKPHDRLLNPDLAGGVLLDMGIYTVATSQWFMQADPDDIVSQVHIGPTGVDETVAIQLHYPDARVSQLLCSFENRYDNELTVFGNKGRIVIHSDFWQSEKISLVGNDNSVQTVDCPFEVNGFEYQVRHVVRCIAEGKTQSEVMPHERTLANQRIMDQVRRDGGLFQ; this is encoded by the coding sequence ATGGATTTCAATTGGGGCCTTATTGGGCCAGGACGGATCGCAGAGAAGTTCGCCGGGGCAATGAAAGCCGAGGGGGTTGGTACGCTCAAGGCTGTCGCCAGTCGCAACGCTGATCGTGCCCACGCGTATGCCGATCACCATCAGGTCGAAACCGTCTACAACGATTATGCAAAGCTCTACCAGGATGACAGTCTGGATGCCATCTACATTGCCACCCCGCATAATTTCCATCTCGAACAGGCGCTGGCAGCGATAGCCTGTGGCAAGCACCTTCTGGTAGAAAAGCCTCTCACGGTCACCGCTGCCGATTCCGAGCGTCTGTTCGCAGCTGCCAGGGCCAAGGGGGTGTTTGTGATGGAGGCGATGTGGTCTCTGTTTCTACCGGTCTATCAACAGGCCAACGCCTGGCTGGCTCAGGAAAGAATCGGTGAGATCAGCGGTCTCCGGTCCTCCTTTGGCTTTGTGGTGCAACGCAAACCTCACGACCGCCTTCTGAACCCCGACCTGGCCGGGGGCGTTTTGCTGGACATGGGAATCTACACCGTCGCCACGTCCCAGTGGTTCATGCAGGCTGATCCCGACGACATCGTTTCCCAGGTTCATATCGGACCAACCGGGGTTGATGAGACCGTTGCCATCCAGCTGCATTATCCTGATGCCAGGGTCAGCCAGTTGCTGTGCAGCTTTGAAAACAGATACGACAACGAACTCACTGTTTTTGGCAACAAGGGGCGTATCGTTATTCACAGCGATTTCTGGCAATCGGAAAAGATCAGCCTGGTTGGCAATGACAATAGCGTTCAGACTGTGGACTGCCCGTTCGAAGTCAACGGCTTTGAGTACCAGGTCCGGCATGTGGTCAGGTGCATCGCAGAGGGAAAGACTCAGAGCGAGGTTATGCCCCACGAACGCACCCTTGCCAACCAGCGGATTATGGATCAGGTACGTCGCGATGGAGGGTTGTTCCAGTGA
- a CDS encoding DUF1330 domain-containing protein → MTAYVIGQITVNDPAKWEEYRSKVPATLAPWGAELVLRGTRAKVLSGQHPHTDTVVIRFPDMESAVNWHNSAAYQALVPLRTQAADVDLISYEADS, encoded by the coding sequence ATGACAGCCTACGTAATCGGCCAGATCACCGTAAATGACCCAGCCAAATGGGAAGAATACCGCAGCAAGGTACCCGCCACACTGGCTCCCTGGGGCGCCGAACTTGTACTCCGTGGCACGCGGGCGAAAGTGCTGAGTGGGCAGCACCCCCACACGGATACCGTTGTTATTCGCTTCCCGGACATGGAATCCGCCGTTAACTGGCACAACTCCGCCGCGTACCAGGCACTGGTCCCGCTACGCACCCAGGCGGCGGACGTGGATCTGATCAGTTACGAGGCCGACTCGTAA